The genomic region ACCGAAGATTTACAATAACGGTTTGTTCCTTGGAATACTGCGGTATTTGGAGCCACCCCGTACGTACAGTACCGAACGTTAAGTTCATCGAGATTTAACTGCGACGCGGCCGAATAAATAAACCAAATAGCATTATCGGTTGTTTGCAACGTCGACTTTTCGTTCCATCGAATGGAAAAAAAATATATCTTTTtactggagagagcgagggggTGTCTAGTCGCATCCACGGCGTTTAGGTACCGTTTAAATATTCGATTGTCCGTTGCAGTCGACGATTCGGTTTCTAATTTCGTTGTTGTATAATCGTAGTTAATTGAAACGAGTGTCTTCGATTGTCCATTGGATTCGTCATTGAATCGTTTAGCCGTCCGCTAGAGACTTCCGCCGTGGTCCAAATCTTCTGCGCGTGGTGGAACCATTATTTTGGAACTGAAACGATCGTTGTCTCGTTTAAAAATTTCAAATGCCATTACATCGTTGACACGTTTTATTTGTACAATTAAGAACATCGACTTGACGTCGTCGAACTGGCGCGACTTATTCGTTGACACTTTTTATCGCAGTTCGTATCGTGAAAGATAACGACCGATACACTCGGCTTACCTAGACGGGGCACATGTTTTAACGTGCAACAACGATCGTTAAAAGGCCGACGCGTTTAGCGAAAGTGTTCGAATTTTTGCACGGATAAACGTTGCAAAAATTGGGTGCGATATAGGTTCGTTGGTGCTGCCGTTTGGTGCTATGGCGTGCGAACGATCGAATACGAACCGTCGCATTATAAATTGATGCCGAATCAATGTTGTATCGATTTTTCAGATTATATTCATAAAGTGAGCATGTCCAGGAGAAAATTGGGCGGCGACCGACAATTCGACAACGTGGATTACACACAGCTTACAGAAACCGACAATGGTTTTGTCGATTCCCAGGTGATACTCTATATTTGTTCTTGCACCACCGTCACTCAAAGGTTTTAGTCTTTCGACAGTTTGACACGTCCACGCCAACAACCTCAAAAGTTTCGTACAATCaaagtattttatttgatttttcttACAAAATTCTTACATTGCGCGAATTTTAGTAAGATTAGGAACTTATAATAGATTagcgtacaaattaattttcaaaaccGATTAACAATGCCGTGATCTGTGTACGGGCGACGCGGCAGTCGAAACGATAAGGCACGAATGTGTATATTGAAATAATAGACACTAACGGGGTAACGATTTTTCAGTTCGTGAATCCACCGGTAAAAATACCATGGAAAGCCATCACGCTGGCGGCACTTTTGTTCGTTGGGGGTACTATTATGCTCATCATGGGTAGTCTAATCGTGAGCGGTCACATCGACTCGAAAGTGAgtagtattttatagtattatatagcttcGATGTGCTCTGTATATTAATCGTTATTTATTCTTCTTTCAGTATTCCGATCGCATGTGGCCGATCATTATCTTAGGGATTCTGATGTTCATACCGGGAGCTTACCACATGAGGGTCGCCATTTTAGCTTATCAAAAAGTACCAGGGTATTCTTTCGACGATATACCGGAGTTCGATTAATTATACGTGAATTTTTTTTACCGGGAAGTAGCTAGAAAGTTGAACTTTCGATTAGCACGAAACTAGCACCGCGTCAAGCAACGTGAGTATTGCTTATATATTTTTCTGATCACGTGATCGACACTTGGATTTCAAAGACTTCGGTATACTAGAACGCGTGAGAAAACCCCATGCACGGTGTTCAATTCGCAACCATGTGGCgggaataattatttatttctgtacATATTACGTAACGCACAGTTGCATCGTTTTCGACTTGTAAGTACTTAGTGCTACCAACGAAGAATTCATTCTGTCCCCGAAATGTTAACGGAAAAGACAATTTTCTTGCATTTTCAAAGATCGTACGGACCGTGCTGATTTCCGATCCGCGAGTTgttttcaaataaaaatgttttcttttttttgtataGAGCATCGAGAACATCTGTGATTAATAAACTATTTTACAGTAAACGTCAGCTTTACGTGATTAATGTGCCTACAGGACAGTATACAATTGTTCGATTTCAAATGTCAGCGTATTTGGAATCGCGCGACACCTGCAGAATACGGTGAATGAAACGCAGTCGGGTATAAATATACGTTTACACACAAGTATACTATATTGTTAGAGCAAAATGTTGTACATGATTATATAATCTGATTGCGAAATGTTCAAGAACGACACATTTTGATCCAACGGTCAGTAGTCGATATAAGCTAgatgctaaattgttaataaaaCGAATTCACCGAAATTCATCTGAATGTTGATAATTAAAAAAAGAGTATTTTTACTTTGTAAACGTCATATTCGT from Megalopta genalis isolate 19385.01 chromosome 3, iyMegGena1_principal, whole genome shotgun sequence harbors:
- the LOC117222192 gene encoding transmembrane protein 230 isoform X2; this translates as MWTSWFGADYIHKVSMSRRKLGGDRQFDNVDYTQLTETDNGFVDSQFVNPPVKIPWKAITLAALLFVGGTIMLIMGSLIVSGHIDSKYSDRMWPIIILGILMFIPGAYHMRVAILAYQKVPGYSFDDIPEFD
- the LOC117222192 gene encoding transmembrane protein 230 isoform X1 — its product is MGNETGESRGNYSQDYIHKVSMSRRKLGGDRQFDNVDYTQLTETDNGFVDSQFVNPPVKIPWKAITLAALLFVGGTIMLIMGSLIVSGHIDSKYSDRMWPIIILGILMFIPGAYHMRVAILAYQKVPGYSFDDIPEFD
- the LOC117222192 gene encoding transmembrane protein 230 isoform X3 produces the protein MSRRKLGGDRQFDNVDYTQLTETDNGFVDSQFVNPPVKIPWKAITLAALLFVGGTIMLIMGSLIVSGHIDSKYSDRMWPIIILGILMFIPGAYHMRVAILAYQKVPGYSFDDIPEFD